Part of the Pedobacter roseus genome is shown below.
AACTGAAAACTGCCTGCTGCTGATGAAATCTTATCCTCAAATGATTTTAATATCAAATTAATTTTGCCATATTCAATCTGTATTTGAATTAAAGTTTTAGTTGATTTTTTGACCTGCTTTTAATGTTAAAGATAGCGCATGAGTAAATTTGATATAGATAAACAAACCCTGAGTGATTTAAACATATTTGAGGCTTATGGTTTGAATAAAAGTGTTTTTTCTTTATTCAATTTTACTTCGACAATTAAAGGCAATGATAAACTGAACGATATTTTTAGAACGCCATCTACAGCTATTCAAATAATTAACGAACGACAGCATTTAATAAAATATCTCTCAGCATATTCTGGCGATTTAAGTCTTGATAGTATCAATATAGATTTTGTTGAAAGTTATCTGATGCAATATTCTAAAATCAAGTTTTATTCCAGGATCTCGGCATTAACTAAAGCTGTCAATTATTTCTTTTACCCAAATCAAGCCTATTATTTAAAGGAGAAAGGGATAAAAGAAATATTTTTTTTGCTTAAAAAGTTAGGCGAAGTTTTTGCTGAATTAAATGATAAATCTAAACCTGTATTGATTAATGAGTTTGATGAAGTGTTGCTTACCTTATTCAAACACCCTTTAATTAAAAGGATTGTTCAGCGGGAGGAAAAGAAAATTAGCTTATTTGAGTTAGAAGAGCTGGATTTTATATTTAGGAAAAAGGAACTGAAAACAGTTAAGAAGTTTTTAGATTTAATCTATCAGATAGATGCCTATTTTTCTATCCTTCTGGCAGCCAGAAAATTTAATTTAATCCTGCCAAATGTAAATGTAAAAGAGCGTCACCTTCGTATTGATGGTGTTTTTCATCCTTTTTTAAGTAA
Proteins encoded:
- a CDS encoding MutS-related protein; the encoded protein is MSKFDIDKQTLSDLNIFEAYGLNKSVFSLFNFTSTIKGNDKLNDIFRTPSTAIQIINERQHLIKYLSAYSGDLSLDSINIDFVESYLMQYSKIKFYSRISALTKAVNYFFYPNQAYYLKEKGIKEIFFLLKKLGEVFAELNDKSKPVLINEFDEVLLTLFKHPLIKRIVQREEKKISLFELEELDFIFRKKELKTVKKFLDLIYQIDAYFSILLAARKFNLILPNVNVKERHLRIDGVFHPFLSNPVGNNIEFETGKNVCFLTGSNMAGKSTFLKSVGISIYLAHLGLPVPAKYMEIGIWQGLISTINLPDNLNQGYSHFYNEVLRVKHVAEKIKVSKNIFVIFDELFRGTNVKDAFDGSLSVIKSFSKIEDCCFMISTHIIEVAEILKDNKNVVFKYLFTKMEGNKPTFTYHLMDGITDERIGMWIIENEKIDEILSSRDLK